GCTCCTCGCCGTCCTGCGGCGGGAGGCGCAGGACTTCCTCCAGGAGCTTGAGGACAACGTCACGCGCCTGGAACCCCGCCCCGAACGGCAACTGCTGGCCGTGTTCGACGCGCTCGCCGGGTGGTTCGCGCGCCCCACGTTCCGGGGCTGCCTGCTGACCAACATCGTCACCGAACTGGCCGCACCTGACCATCCGGCGGTCCAGTTGCTTCAGGATCACCAGCGGCGCGTGCGCGCGTACCTGGCCGTTCTGGCGCGGCAGGCCAGCCAGCCCGACCCTGACGGACTCGCCGCCGAGTTGCACCTCGTTCTGGAGGGCACCACGCTGCTGGCCGGGGTCGGGCAGGAACGGGACGCCCTTCCGCGGGCGAAAGCGCTCGCCCAGCATCTGGTGGCGTCCTCACCTCAAGACTTCCGTGAGGCTGATCGTGCAGGCCCAGCGTGCCCGCAACGTGAAGATGGAGCGATATCCGCCGCTGAACGACCGCGTACCCCCACCTGAGGGCAGGATGTGCAGGTCGGGGCTGCCGCGCCGAGTCTTCCTGTCCCAAGAACACCAGCACGTTCACCGTGATGGAGCCTCCAACACGGCTTTCACCCGACGGCCCGCGCAGTAGCGCCACCCCAGCATCAGGGCGCACAGGTCGTTGTCGAGCAGGATGGCGAGCCACACGCCCGGCAATCCCAGCCTAAGCCTCAGACCCAGCACGTATACGCTCACCGTCTGTACGCCCCAGATGCCCACCAGTGTCACTAGCATCCGCGTGCGGGTGGCCCCCCAGCCTGAAACGCGGCTGTGAGGGTGGTCACCACCCCCGTCGCGGGTTGCGTCAGCACATCGATGCCCAGGACAAGCACCATCAGGCCCACCACCCGCGGGTCGCCTGTGAAGAGCTGGGCCCCCCAGAAGGAAACCAGCTATGCCAGGAGCGCCAGCGCGGTCATCAGCAGTGAGGACGGCCGCAGCGAGGCCGCCACATACGCTCGCGCTGCCCCCTCGTCGTCCGCCCCGAGGCGCTACCCGACCCGCGCGGAAGTGGTCGCGTGCCCGCCACGGACGCGAACAGGGTGAAGTTGCCCGTGAGGGTGTGAGCGGCGTACACCTCCTGCCCAGGCGCAGGATCAACCCGAAGTACATGATTTGCCCCAGGCGCACCGCGAGGCGTTCGGCAGCGCTGGGTCCGCGAGCTTCACCATCCGCTCCCAGAGCAGCGCCGTGAGGACCAAGTGCACGGCGTTCATCCACACGCCCGCCGAGAGCACCGCCCAGGTGTCCCCGGCACCGCGCAGGATGCTGCCCACCGCGCGCCGCAGGCGTGGCCCCCAGCACGGTGAGCAGAGGTTCCGCCAGCACGAGCGATACCAGCCCGAGGGCGAGCGCGGCGAGCCACAACGCCTGCGCGCCCACCCGGGCCTGGTCGGGGCCGCGAGGAACACCGCAAAGAACACTTGCAGGAGGGCGTGGCTGACCCCGACGGCGGCGACAGCGGCAATGCCGAGGTGGGCAACGAAGAAGCTGTCGGCGAAGCTCACGGCACTTTGCAGCAGGTTCTCGGCGATGGTGGGCCAGGCAAGCGCGAGCAGGTCGCGGGTCGGAGAACCGGTTCACAGCTCGTTCCAGAGCATTCTGAGCATTACAGCACTGGCACGCCCGTATGTTTGGCCTTCCCTTCAGGTTCGACGTGGATGGTGACCACTGCACCCTTAACCTCGGCCCGGATGGCTTCCTCGATATGGTCGCAGATGTCGTGCGCCTGGGCGACCCCCATGTCCCCAGGCACGACCAAATGGAACTCGACGAAGGTCGTGTGCCCCGCCTGCCGGGTACGCAGATCATGTGCTTCCAACGCGCCCTGCGCGTGACTGCCAATAATCTCGCGGACGCGCTGCACGGCCTCGTCGGGTGCCCCCGCGTCCATCAGTCCCCCCACGCTGTCCCGCACCAGCCCCCAGCCGGACCACAGGACGTTCAACGCGACCAGGGCCGCCAGAATCGCATCCAGTTGCTCGTACCCGGTCAGGGCCACCAAGGCCACGCCGACCAGAACGCCGATGGACGTCACCACGTCCGTCAGCAGGTACTTCCCGTCGGCTTGCAGGGCCGGGGAGCGCCAGGCGCGGCCACTCCGGATCAGCACGGCGGCCCAGAGGCCGTTCACCACGGACGCCGCACCGTTGATGGCCAGGCCCAGCACCGGCGCGTCGAGTGGCTTGGGATGCAGGAAGGCGTGGTACGCCTCGTTCAGGATGGCGAACGCCGCCCCCAGGATCAGCACACCCTCGATGACGGCGCTGAAATACTCGGCCTTGGTGTGGCCGTAGGGGTGGTTGGCGTCGGCGGGCCGGGCACTGACTTGCAGCGCGATGAAGGCCGCGACGGCCGCCGCGACGTTGATGATGCTCTCCAGCGCGTCCGAAAACAGGGCCACGCTGCCGGTGAGCAGGTAGGCGACGAACTTCAGGCCGAGGACCAGCAGGCCGATCAGGATGCTGCCCAGGGCGAGACGAAGGGTGCGGTTCACAGGAAGACCTCAGAGAAAGCGAGCGAAGCGGGAGAGCAGTCGAGGTTCGGTCACACCAATTGCTCGATAACGAGCAGGGTCAGGAAGCCCAGCGGGAACATGGCGGTGATCAGCGCCGTCTCCCTGACCTCGTGCGCCTCGACCAGGAGTTCCTCGGTGACGAGGTACAGCAGCGCCGCGGCCCCAAAGGCCATGACCACCTCCAGGGTGAAGTCTTGCACGCCGCTCAGCAGGCTCCCGCCGAGGGTGGCCCCCACCAGCAGCGCGAGGGTCAGGCCCGCGACGGTCCCGATGGTTCGTCCCCGGGAGGCGCCGGACTGGGCGAGTTCCGCCGCGACACTCAGGCCCAGGAACAGCAGTTCCAGCGTGAGGGCCACCACCAGCAGCACGCCGACCGTGGGACCGGCGGCGAAACCCACACCGATCAACAGGCCGTCGATGAAGGTATCCAGTCCAACCGCGGCGATGAGCCCGAGGTTCCCTGACCCGGCACGTTCTTCCAGGCGTTCGGTGAACTGCCGCAGCACCAGCATGACCACGACACCGAGGGCGAAGCCCAGGATCAACCCGCTCGGGCGGTGCTGGGCCGTGATCTCCGGCAGGAGTTCCCCGGCGACGGCGGCCATCACCACACCCGCCGCGAGGTGCTGGAAGGCGCTGCGGGTCAGTGCGCTCGGGACACGGAACGTGGCCCACACGCCCCCGAGAAGAGTGGCGGCCACCGGGATCAGGGTGAACTCCAGAATCGGCAGGACGTTCGGCATAGGATTCCTTTCAACACACCCGGATGGGGAAGGGCATGCCGGGCCGGGAAACAACACGGGAACGGCGCATTCACCACCGACGCCCAGGTCGCGTCTGATGGAAGAACATCTGGCGCTTTCCCAAATGTTCTTCCATCGCCGCCACCCCGTATTGTTTGCCACTCACTCCGCTCAGTGGATTCCAGGGAAGAGGGCACCATTTGGTCTTGAGTGGCCGCATCCACCTTTCCCGGAACAGCACACCACCACACGCCCAGGGGCTAAGCACGCCGGTCCAGTTCCAGTACCTTGAAGACTTCGACGGCGGTCAGCCCATACCCGGCCCCGCAGCGCGCCGACCGCGCGGTCCAGCTCTTGCGCAGCGCCTGCGCGTCCCGGGTCTGACTCGCGTGGGCGAGCCGGGCCTCGACCTTGCGTTCCAGCGTGGTCTGAATGT
This DNA window, taken from Deinococcus carri, encodes the following:
- a CDS encoding TetR/AcrR family transcriptional regulator; amino-acid sequence: MTPTSARERLLEAARTLFSTRGVHKVSMDDIVRQSGSTKVTLYRHYRSKDDLLLAVLRREAQDFLQELEDNVTRLEPRPERQLLAVFDALAGWFARPTFRGCLLTNIVTELAAPDHPAVQLLQDHQRRVRAYLAVLARQASQPDPDGLAAELHLVLEGTTLLAGVGQERDALPRAKALAQHLVASSPQDFREADRAGPACPQREDGAISAAERPRTPT
- a CDS encoding cation diffusion facilitator family transporter: MNRTLRLALGSILIGLLVLGLKFVAYLLTGSVALFSDALESIINVAAAVAAFIALQVSARPADANHPYGHTKAEYFSAVIEGVLILGAAFAILNEAYHAFLHPKPLDAPVLGLAINGAASVVNGLWAAVLIRSGRAWRSPALQADGKYLLTDVVTSIGVLVGVALVALTGYEQLDAILAALVALNVLWSGWGLVRDSVGGLMDAGAPDEAVQRVREIIGSHAQGALEAHDLRTRQAGHTTFVEFHLVVPGDMGVAQAHDICDHIEEAIRAEVKGAVVTIHVEPEGKAKHTGVPVL
- a CDS encoding ZIP family metal transporter, whose amino-acid sequence is MPNVLPILEFTLIPVAATLLGGVWATFRVPSALTRSAFQHLAAGVVMAAVAGELLPEITAQHRPSGLILGFALGVVVMLVLRQFTERLEERAGSGNLGLIAAVGLDTFIDGLLIGVGFAAGPTVGVLLVVALTLELLFLGLSVAAELAQSGASRGRTIGTVAGLTLALLVGATLGGSLLSGVQDFTLEVVMAFGAAALLYLVTEELLVEAHEVRETALITAMFPLGFLTLLVIEQLV